In one Methylobacterium sp. SyP6R genomic region, the following are encoded:
- the leuD gene encoding 3-isopropylmalate dehydratase small subunit, whose protein sequence is MQPFTTLEAVAVPLDVANIDTDQILPARFLKKPRSAGYGNFLFHDERRRGEAAALDAPPYAGAGILVADRNFGCGSSREGAVYALVDAGLRCVIAPSFGDIFASNAAKNGLLTVTLSEDTVATLRARLKASPGAVVTVDLPAQTVTDPDGSAIPFEIDPFKKRCLVEGLDDVALTLEHAEAIAAYEARAAAEVPWRVPSALG, encoded by the coding sequence ATGCAGCCCTTCACCACCCTCGAGGCCGTCGCGGTGCCGCTCGACGTGGCGAACATCGACACCGACCAGATCCTGCCCGCCCGCTTCCTGAAGAAGCCGAGGAGCGCCGGCTACGGGAATTTCCTGTTCCACGACGAGCGCCGCCGCGGCGAGGCCGCCGCCCTCGACGCCCCTCCCTACGCGGGCGCCGGCATCCTGGTCGCCGACCGCAATTTCGGCTGCGGCTCGTCGCGCGAGGGTGCGGTCTACGCCCTGGTCGATGCAGGCCTGCGCTGCGTGATCGCCCCGAGCTTCGGCGACATCTTCGCGTCGAACGCGGCCAAGAACGGGCTTCTCACCGTGACGCTGTCCGAGGACACGGTGGCGACCCTGCGCGCGCGGCTCAAGGCGTCGCCCGGCGCCGTCGTGACGGTCGACCTCCCGGCCCAGACCGTGACCGATCCGGACGGCAGCGCGATCCCGTTCGAGATCGACCCGTTCAAGAAACGCTGCCTCGTCGAGGGCCTGGACGACGTCGCGCTGACCCTCGAACACGCCGAGGCCATCGCGGCCTACGAAGCCAGGGCGGCGGCGGAGGTGCCGTGGCGGGTGCCATCTGCCCTCGGGTGA
- the fliN gene encoding flagellar motor switch protein FliN: MSSDNDLGLPQLSEADLAFDAAASGAMRDAPMAAKSAADLEQVFDVPVMVSAVLGSSRMPIGDLLRLGPGTVLELDRKVGEAIDIFVNNRLVARGEVVLVEERLGVTMTEIVKADG; the protein is encoded by the coding sequence ATGTCCTCCGACAACGATCTCGGCCTGCCGCAGCTCAGCGAAGCGGATCTCGCCTTCGACGCCGCGGCGTCCGGCGCGATGCGCGACGCCCCGATGGCCGCCAAGTCGGCCGCCGACCTCGAACAGGTCTTCGACGTGCCGGTGATGGTCTCGGCGGTGCTCGGCTCGTCGCGGATGCCGATCGGCGACCTCCTGCGGCTGGGCCCCGGCACGGTGCTCGAGCTCGACCGCAAGGTCGGCGAGGCGATCGACATCTTCGTCAACAACCGCCTCGTCGCCCGCGGCGAGGTGGTGCTGGTCGAGGAGCGACTCGGCGTGACGATGACCGAGATCGTCAAGGCCGACGGCTGA
- a CDS encoding ABC transporter substrate-binding protein, whose amino-acid sequence MLECASVARRRLVRALLGSTILLAANASLSTVQAADPIRIAVIAEAQAIAGASIPQAAQLAADEINAKGGMDGRKIEIIAYDNKSSAADSVRAFQRAASEDKAHAVIASYISEVVLALQPWSARLKLPFITPGAASNEIPLNVHKDYARNKYSFHGYLTSKAQSQAVCDAAKAILVEGRQMKTAVIMSEDAAWTKPLDEGYKECLPKVGLKVLDHIRFSPSTTDFNPIFSRIEGAKPDVIVTGISHVGVQPTVQWRSQQVPIPMIGIASQATNATFWKETNGATEGVLFEMFAAPGTNVTPKTAPFAEAFKAKYGSYPGYAGYTAYDEVYYIADAVKRAGSTDPDKLVDALEKTDWEGTLGRIQFYGKDDEFTHSIKYGPGLVSGMMMQWQDGKQLAIWPQNVANGKITFPSFVKAGTAAN is encoded by the coding sequence ATGCTGGAATGCGCATCCGTCGCCAGGCGGCGGCTCGTCCGCGCGTTGCTTGGTTCAACGATCCTGTTGGCCGCCAATGCCTCGCTCTCGACGGTTCAGGCCGCGGACCCGATCCGCATCGCGGTGATTGCCGAGGCGCAGGCCATCGCCGGGGCCTCGATCCCGCAGGCTGCCCAGCTCGCCGCCGACGAGATCAACGCCAAGGGCGGGATGGACGGGCGCAAGATCGAGATCATCGCATACGACAACAAGAGTTCGGCCGCCGATTCGGTCCGCGCCTTCCAGCGCGCGGCGAGCGAGGACAAGGCCCACGCGGTCATCGCCAGCTACATCAGCGAGGTGGTGCTGGCGCTCCAGCCCTGGTCGGCCCGGCTGAAGCTGCCGTTCATCACGCCAGGCGCGGCCTCGAACGAGATCCCGCTCAACGTCCACAAGGACTACGCCCGCAACAAGTATTCCTTCCACGGCTACCTGACCTCGAAGGCGCAGTCCCAAGCCGTCTGCGACGCTGCCAAGGCGATCCTGGTCGAGGGGCGGCAGATGAAGACCGCCGTCATCATGAGCGAGGACGCGGCGTGGACCAAGCCGCTGGACGAAGGCTACAAGGAATGCCTGCCGAAGGTCGGGCTGAAGGTGCTCGACCACATCCGGTTCTCGCCGAGCACCACCGACTTCAACCCGATCTTCAGCCGCATCGAGGGCGCCAAGCCCGACGTGATCGTCACCGGCATCTCGCATGTCGGCGTGCAGCCGACGGTACAGTGGCGCAGCCAGCAGGTGCCGATCCCGATGATCGGCATCGCCTCGCAGGCGACGAACGCCACCTTCTGGAAGGAGACGAACGGCGCCACGGAAGGCGTGCTGTTCGAGATGTTCGCCGCCCCCGGCACCAACGTGACCCCGAAGACCGCGCCCTTCGCGGAAGCCTTCAAGGCGAAGTACGGCAGCTACCCGGGATACGCCGGCTACACGGCCTATGACGAGGTCTACTACATCGCCGATGCGGTGAAGCGGGCAGGCTCGACCGATCCCGACAAGCTCGTCGACGCGCTCGAGAAGACCGACTGGGAAGGCACTCTCGGGCGCATCCAGTTCTACGGCAAGGACGACGAGTTCACCCACTCGATCAAGTACGGCCCCGGCCTCGTGTCGGGCATGATGATGCAGTGGCAGGACGGCAAGCAACTGGCGATCTGGCCGCAGAATGTCGCCAACGGGAAGATTACGTTCCCGAGCTTCGTGAAGGCGGGCACCGCCGCGAACTGA
- the flbD gene encoding sigma-54-dependent transcriptional regulator FlbD, with protein sequence MRLLIIGRLSGELVTASRIAMSRGAAVTQADGIEQGLNALRAKGADLVMVDVALAIRTLVTALSDERIRTPVVACGTGTDAKAAVAAIQAGAKEYIPLPPDPELIAAVLEAVTADARSFVWRDPAMERVVKLAEQVARSDASVLITGESGTGKEVLARYLHTRSNRVQKPFVSVNCAAIPDALLESELFGHEKGAFTGAVARRIGRFEEAHGGTLLLDEISEMDVRLQAKLLRALQERVIDRVGGTQPVKVDIRVLATSNRNLAEEARKGTFREDLLYRLNVVNLRLPPLRDRPSDILELAGHFARKYAEANGVPTRPLSAEARRLVMQSPWPGNVRELENTLHRAVLLASGPEIDADAIRSPEGDALAVAGPAARAVQAAEAATRGFVGRSLAEVERDLILDTLDHCLGNRTHAAKILGISIRTLRNKLNEYTDAGIPVAEPGHTRALAAYG encoded by the coding sequence ATGCGGCTCTTGATCATCGGACGCCTCAGCGGCGAACTCGTCACCGCCTCCCGGATCGCCATGAGCCGCGGCGCGGCCGTGACCCAGGCCGACGGCATCGAGCAGGGGCTCAACGCGCTCAGGGCCAAGGGCGCCGACCTCGTGATGGTCGACGTGGCGCTGGCGATCCGGACCCTGGTGACGGCGCTCTCCGACGAGCGCATCCGCACCCCGGTGGTGGCCTGCGGCACCGGGACCGACGCCAAGGCGGCGGTGGCGGCGATCCAGGCGGGAGCCAAGGAATACATCCCGCTGCCGCCCGATCCGGAACTGATCGCCGCGGTGCTGGAGGCGGTGACGGCGGATGCCCGCTCGTTCGTGTGGCGCGATCCGGCGATGGAGCGGGTGGTCAAGCTCGCCGAGCAGGTGGCGCGCTCCGACGCCTCGGTGCTGATCACCGGCGAGAGCGGCACCGGCAAGGAGGTGCTGGCGCGCTACCTCCACACCCGCTCCAACCGGGTGCAGAAGCCCTTCGTCAGCGTGAACTGCGCGGCGATCCCCGACGCGCTGCTCGAATCCGAGCTGTTCGGCCACGAGAAGGGCGCCTTCACCGGCGCGGTGGCCCGGCGCATCGGCCGGTTCGAGGAGGCCCATGGCGGCACGCTGCTCCTCGACGAAATTTCCGAGATGGATGTCCGGCTCCAGGCCAAGCTTCTGCGGGCGCTCCAGGAGCGGGTGATCGACCGGGTCGGCGGCACGCAGCCGGTGAAGGTCGACATCCGGGTGCTCGCCACCTCGAACCGCAACCTCGCCGAGGAGGCGCGAAAAGGTACGTTCCGCGAGGACCTGCTCTACCGCCTCAACGTGGTGAACCTGCGCCTGCCGCCGCTCCGCGACCGCCCGTCGGACATCCTCGAACTCGCCGGCCACTTCGCCCGCAAATACGCCGAGGCCAACGGCGTCCCGACCCGGCCGCTCTCGGCCGAGGCGCGCCGCCTCGTGATGCAGAGCCCCTGGCCCGGCAACGTCCGCGAACTGGAGAACACCCTGCACCGGGCGGTGCTGCTGGCGAGTGGCCCTGAGATCGACGCCGACGCGATCCGCTCGCCGGAGGGCGACGCGCTCGCGGTCGCCGGCCCCGCCGCCCGCGCGGTCCAGGCCGCCGAGGCGGCGACGCGGGGCTTCGTCGGCCGCTCGCTGGCCGAGGTCGAGCGCGACCTGATCCTCGACACCCTCGACCACTGCCTCGGCAACCGCACCCACGCTGCCAAGATTCTCGGAATTTCGATCCGCACCCTGCGCAACAAGCTCAACGAATACACCGATGCCGGGATTCCGGTGGCCGAGCCCGGCCACACCCGGGCGCTGGCGGCCTATGGCTGA
- the leuC gene encoding 3-isopropylmalate dehydratase large subunit, whose protein sequence is MTPQPRTLLDKVWDAHVMATRLDGQALLAIDRHLLHEGSFHAFGMLDHAGRRIRRPDLTFAVADHYVPSRDRQGPIPDPEIANMVSTLADNAGRHRIRHFGLDDRAQGIVHVLAPEQGLTLPGLTIVCGDSHTSTHGAFGALGFGIGATEVAHVLATQALWQRRPKTLRVNIDGMLGPHVTAKDVILAIIAVIGAGGAVGHVLEYAGSAIRGLSMEGRLTICNMSIEAGARAGMIAPDDTTFAFLEGRPYAPKGALFDEAVAAWRQLPSDEGARFDREVTLDASTIAPTVTWGTSPETALPVTAAVPDPGREPDVTKAGQMRAMLDYMGLTPGMPLEEVAIDRVFIGSCTNSRIEDLRAAATVLRGRTALVPGLVVPGSGPVRRQAEAEGLDQVFRAAGLEWGEPGCSMCVGINGDLVPAGERCASTTNRNFPGRQGPNARTHLMSPAMAAAAAVTGRLTDIRRLGSR, encoded by the coding sequence ATGACCCCGCAACCCCGCACCCTCCTCGACAAGGTCTGGGACGCCCACGTCATGGCGACCCGCCTCGACGGCCAGGCGCTCCTCGCCATCGACCGGCACCTGCTGCACGAGGGCTCGTTCCACGCCTTCGGCATGCTCGACCATGCCGGCCGCCGGATCCGCCGGCCGGACCTGACCTTCGCGGTCGCCGACCACTACGTCCCCTCCCGCGACCGCCAGGGGCCGATCCCCGACCCCGAGATCGCCAACATGGTCTCGACGCTGGCCGACAATGCCGGGCGCCACCGCATCCGGCATTTCGGCCTCGACGACCGGGCGCAAGGGATCGTCCACGTGCTCGCCCCCGAGCAGGGCCTGACGCTGCCCGGCCTCACGATCGTCTGCGGCGATTCCCACACCTCGACCCACGGCGCCTTCGGGGCGCTCGGCTTCGGCATCGGGGCGACGGAGGTGGCGCATGTGCTGGCGACACAAGCCCTGTGGCAGCGCCGGCCCAAGACCCTGCGCGTCAATATTGACGGGATGCTCGGCCCCCACGTCACCGCCAAGGACGTGATCCTGGCGATTATCGCGGTGATCGGGGCCGGCGGCGCGGTCGGGCACGTGCTCGAATATGCCGGCAGCGCGATCCGCGGCCTGTCGATGGAGGGGCGGCTCACCATCTGCAACATGTCGATCGAGGCAGGCGCCCGAGCCGGCATGATCGCGCCGGACGACACCACCTTCGCCTTCCTCGAAGGCCGACCCTACGCCCCGAAGGGCGCGCTGTTCGACGAGGCGGTGGCGGCCTGGCGGCAATTGCCGAGCGACGAGGGCGCCCGGTTCGACCGCGAGGTGACGCTCGACGCGAGCACGATCGCCCCGACCGTGACCTGGGGCACCAGCCCCGAGACCGCGCTTCCCGTCACCGCCGCGGTGCCGGATCCGGGCCGGGAGCCGGATGTCACCAAGGCCGGGCAGATGCGGGCGATGCTCGACTATATGGGCCTCACCCCCGGCATGCCGCTGGAAGAGGTCGCGATCGACCGGGTGTTCATCGGCTCCTGCACCAACTCGCGGATCGAGGACCTGCGCGCCGCCGCGACCGTGCTGCGCGGCCGGACGGCGCTCGTCCCGGGTCTCGTCGTGCCGGGCTCCGGCCCGGTGCGGCGCCAGGCGGAAGCCGAAGGGCTCGACCAGGTGTTTCGCGCGGCGGGCCTCGAATGGGGCGAACCGGGCTGCTCGATGTGCGTCGGCATCAACGGCGACCTCGTACCGGCGGGCGAGCGCTGCGCCTCGACCACCAACCGCAACTTCCCGGGCCGCCAGGGCCCGAATGCCCGCACCCACCTGATGAGCCCGGCCATGGCCGCCGCCGCCGCCGTCACCGGCCGGCTCACCGACATCCGCCGCCTCGGGAGCCGCTGA
- a CDS encoding methyl-accepting chemotaxis protein: MRMSVKGGRLARLSIKARIFAGFGVVLATTVGVAVSGYLLVTQVSSDFADYQQNRAKAEHVRSVDMAMLQARFELSRWLQRFDPAVLKAARDLLDKSVGLIERGPAVGLSGDELATSAVIAKALRTYGDEYAILARIKGEETALLSQEIDQAGEQIAAVLSQKRTRAFESGDIDQARMLNGAVEAFQSARDQTVQLKVTGDPKFIAAAGQSAAASQAKVQANSDLAAKLTAWRGALDRASALSAEWGRHLKLSRAARDESMKASESLLAVVARDGLDAERDFARGVKEGTTAFLAKAAGIVLLGIVISLLLARSITAPLQRLSGAMAALGGGARSIDVPDTGRADEIGAMARTVALFRDGLVDSEHRDAIQRRDTDAKMARARHLEALTRGFEGKVSALIATLTAAAGQMEGAAHNLSTSAAESSSLSAGVAEAASQTSANVGGVASATDELSASIEEIVRQVAHSSVIAGRADAEAARTEATIRALAAGAQQIGDVVQLITSIAGRTNLLALNATIEAARAGEAGRGFAVVAAEVKDLATRTARATDEIAGQIGGIQAQTVEAVRAIEAIGGTIRDMNAIATGVATAMERQSAATGEIARNVQHAAHSTQVVSGHIDAVQQGADRTGGTADQVLHAARDLARQAAILEREIGGFVTEIKAA; encoded by the coding sequence ATGCGGATGTCGGTCAAGGGCGGGCGCCTGGCGCGGCTGTCGATCAAGGCGCGGATCTTCGCGGGCTTCGGCGTGGTGCTGGCCACCACCGTCGGCGTCGCGGTGTCCGGCTACCTGCTGGTGACGCAGGTGAGCTCGGACTTCGCCGATTACCAGCAGAACCGCGCCAAGGCCGAGCATGTCCGCTCCGTCGACATGGCGATGTTGCAGGCGCGCTTCGAGCTCAGCCGCTGGCTCCAGCGCTTCGACCCGGCGGTTCTCAAGGCCGCCCGCGACCTCCTCGACAAATCCGTCGGCCTGATCGAACGCGGTCCTGCGGTCGGGCTGTCGGGCGACGAGCTTGCGACGAGCGCCGTGATCGCCAAGGCCCTGCGGACCTACGGCGACGAATACGCCATCCTGGCCCGGATCAAGGGCGAGGAGACCGCCCTCCTGAGCCAGGAGATCGACCAGGCCGGCGAGCAGATCGCCGCGGTCCTGTCGCAGAAACGCACCCGCGCCTTCGAGTCCGGCGATATCGACCAGGCCCGCATGCTGAACGGTGCCGTCGAGGCGTTCCAGTCCGCCCGCGACCAGACGGTGCAGCTGAAGGTGACGGGGGACCCCAAATTCATCGCGGCGGCAGGCCAGTCCGCGGCGGCGAGCCAGGCCAAGGTGCAGGCGAATTCCGACCTCGCGGCGAAGCTGACCGCCTGGCGCGGGGCGCTCGATCGCGCCTCGGCTCTCTCGGCCGAGTGGGGACGGCATCTGAAGCTGTCCCGGGCGGCCCGCGACGAATCGATGAAGGCCTCCGAATCCTTGCTGGCGGTAGTGGCCCGCGACGGGCTGGACGCCGAGCGGGACTTCGCCCGCGGCGTCAAGGAGGGGACGACCGCCTTTCTCGCCAAGGCGGCCGGCATCGTGCTCCTCGGGATCGTGATCTCGCTGCTGCTCGCCCGCTCGATCACCGCGCCGCTCCAGCGCCTTTCGGGCGCCATGGCGGCCCTCGGCGGCGGCGCCCGGTCGATCGACGTGCCGGATACCGGCCGGGCCGACGAGATCGGCGCGATGGCCCGCACCGTGGCCTTGTTCCGCGACGGCCTGGTCGATTCCGAGCACCGCGACGCGATCCAGCGCCGGGATACCGACGCCAAGATGGCGCGGGCGCGCCACCTGGAGGCCCTGACCCGGGGCTTCGAGGGCAAGGTCTCGGCGCTGATCGCGACCCTGACCGCGGCGGCGGGCCAGATGGAGGGGGCGGCGCACAACCTCTCGACCTCGGCCGCCGAATCCTCGAGCCTGTCGGCGGGGGTCGCGGAGGCGGCGAGCCAGACCTCGGCCAATGTCGGCGGCGTCGCGAGCGCCACGGACGAGCTCTCCGCCAGCATCGAGGAGATCGTGCGCCAGGTCGCCCATTCCTCGGTCATCGCCGGCCGGGCCGATGCGGAGGCCGCCCGCACCGAGGCGACGATCCGGGCGCTCGCCGCCGGCGCGCAGCAGATCGGCGACGTGGTCCAGCTCATCACCAGCATCGCCGGGCGCACCAACCTGCTCGCGCTCAACGCCACGATCGAGGCGGCGCGGGCCGGCGAGGCGGGACGGGGCTTCGCGGTGGTGGCCGCCGAGGTCAAGGATCTCGCCACCCGCACGGCGCGGGCGACCGACGAGATCGCCGGCCAGATCGGCGGCATCCAGGCCCAGACCGTCGAGGCGGTGCGGGCGATCGAGGCGATCGGCGGCACGATCCGCGACATGAACGCCATCGCCACCGGCGTCGCGACGGCGATGGAGCGCCAGAGCGCCGCCACCGGCGAGATCGCCCGCAACGTCCAGCACGCCGCCCACAGCACGCAAGTCGTTTCCGGCCACATCGACGCGGTGCAGCAGGGCGCCGACCGCACCGGCGGCACCGCGGATCAGGTGCTGCACGCCGCCCGGGACCTGGCGCGTCAGGCCGCGATCCTGGAGCGCGAGATCGGCGGGTTCGTGACGGAGATCAAGGCGGCGTGA
- a CDS encoding ATP-binding cassette domain-containing protein: protein MSAAGLTASTLPSPLPSAPRSAADGAPPLLAVEGLTKRYGGLVAAKSIGFSVRAGEIVGLIGPNGSGKSTVMKLIMGLERPNAGSIRLDGTEIAGWPSHRVARAGIGLVFQHSRPLHRQTVLENIKLALLPDSLIRLFADASVETRARAIAERVGLGSVMDRRPGTLPFADLRRMELAKAIARDPKVVLVDEPFAGLTSGEVADFSALIRGFRDEGKAVLLVDHNVKSVSALVDRVFAMYLGERVAEGSAAEVMRNETVRRVYLGGSIETAARPEANFSGAPLLKVEGLDVLYGKAQALRGVGLHVHEGEFVSVVGLNGAGKTTLFNAISGLVPYSGQIGFAGEPLAKRTPASIARGGIVQVPETRELFGEMSVRENLDLGGQHLPKAESARQLDWLFELFPILKSRGGQMARTLSGGEQQMLTIARALMMKPRLLILDEPTLGLAPVILEQLSKALERLRQTTPITVLLGEQNVTFALPHADRVYVLEHARIVWEGPPDRFAAEAGSGYL from the coding sequence ATGAGTGCGGCCGGCCTCACTGCCTCCACCTTGCCTTCCCCCCTGCCCTCCGCCCCGCGTTCCGCGGCCGACGGTGCCCCGCCGCTGCTCGCGGTCGAAGGGCTGACCAAGCGCTATGGCGGCCTCGTCGCGGCGAAATCGATCGGCTTTTCCGTGCGGGCCGGCGAGATCGTCGGGCTGATCGGGCCGAACGGCTCGGGCAAGTCCACGGTGATGAAGCTCATCATGGGGCTGGAACGCCCGAATGCCGGCAGCATCAGGCTCGACGGCACCGAGATCGCCGGCTGGCCCTCGCACCGGGTGGCGCGGGCCGGCATCGGCCTCGTCTTCCAGCATTCGCGGCCGCTGCACCGGCAGACGGTGCTGGAGAACATCAAGCTCGCGCTCCTGCCCGACAGCCTGATCCGGCTCTTCGCCGATGCGAGCGTCGAGACACGCGCCCGGGCCATCGCCGAGCGGGTGGGTCTGGGCAGCGTGATGGACCGCCGCCCCGGCACCCTGCCCTTCGCCGACCTGCGCCGGATGGAACTCGCCAAGGCGATCGCCCGCGATCCCAAGGTGGTGCTGGTCGACGAACCCTTCGCCGGTCTCACCTCCGGCGAGGTGGCGGATTTCTCCGCCCTGATCCGCGGTTTTCGCGACGAGGGCAAGGCGGTGCTCCTCGTCGACCACAACGTGAAGAGCGTATCGGCCCTCGTCGACCGGGTCTTCGCGATGTATCTCGGCGAGCGCGTCGCCGAGGGAAGTGCCGCCGAGGTGATGCGCAACGAGACCGTGCGCCGGGTCTATCTCGGCGGCAGCATCGAGACCGCGGCGCGGCCCGAAGCCAATTTCTCCGGCGCACCTCTGCTGAAGGTCGAGGGGCTCGACGTGCTCTACGGCAAGGCTCAGGCCCTGCGCGGCGTCGGCCTCCACGTCCACGAGGGCGAGTTCGTCTCGGTGGTCGGCCTCAACGGCGCCGGCAAGACCACCCTGTTCAACGCCATCTCGGGCCTCGTTCCCTATTCCGGGCAGATCGGCTTCGCCGGCGAGCCGCTGGCGAAGCGCACGCCGGCGAGCATTGCGCGGGGCGGCATCGTGCAGGTGCCGGAGACCCGCGAGCTGTTCGGCGAGATGAGCGTGCGCGAAAACCTCGATCTCGGCGGCCAGCACCTGCCCAAGGCGGAGAGCGCGCGCCAGCTCGACTGGCTGTTCGAACTGTTCCCGATCCTCAAGAGCCGCGGCGGCCAGATGGCCCGCACGCTGTCAGGGGGCGAGCAGCAGATGCTCACCATCGCCCGTGCCCTGATGATGAAGCCGCGCCTCCTGATCCTCGACGAGCCGACGCTGGGCCTCGCGCCGGTGATCCTGGAACAGCTCTCCAAGGCGTTGGAGCGCCTGCGCCAGACCACGCCGATCACCGTGCTGCTCGGCGAGCAGAACGTCACCTTCGCGCTGCCCCATGCCGACCGGGTCTACGTGCTGGAGCATGCCCGCATCGTCTGGGAGGGCCCGCCCGACCGCTTCGCGGCGGAGGCCGGCAGCGGCTACCTGTAG
- a CDS encoding branched-chain amino acid ABC transporter permease codes for MTAIQILIDGFAISALYALGATGFTLIFGVSGVLNLSHGALMVTAAVVAWAASSEFGLGAYAGAATGIVVCTGLTLATYGVVVRPIDKSRAIPPEEKEIFILTGTLLWGIMIQEFIAYLFTSNAKTVMPIVEGVVTIAGVRTPWNQVFTAVVCWATIGLLWLLVNRTRTGKVLLAASMNPRGVTLLGFELSKIYVAIWLIYGVLAGIAGVLLGQFLGVSSYSVGPLTASAFSIVVLGGLGSVSGSLIAAYVVGYLETLTAYLVSPAYRTIPALLLLVAVMYVRPQGLLGRR; via the coding sequence ATGACCGCGATCCAGATCCTCATCGACGGCTTCGCCATCTCGGCGCTCTACGCGCTCGGCGCCACCGGCTTCACCCTCATCTTCGGCGTCTCGGGCGTGCTGAACCTCTCGCACGGGGCGCTGATGGTCACCGCCGCGGTGGTGGCCTGGGCGGCCTCCAGCGAATTCGGCCTCGGCGCCTATGCGGGGGCGGCGACCGGCATCGTCGTCTGCACCGGGCTCACGCTCGCCACCTACGGCGTCGTGGTGCGCCCGATCGACAAGTCCCGGGCGATCCCGCCGGAGGAAAAGGAGATCTTCATCCTCACCGGCACGCTGCTCTGGGGCATCATGATCCAGGAATTCATCGCCTACCTGTTCACCAGCAACGCCAAGACGGTGATGCCGATCGTCGAGGGCGTGGTGACCATCGCGGGCGTGCGCACGCCGTGGAACCAGGTCTTCACGGCGGTGGTGTGCTGGGCGACGATCGGGCTCTTGTGGCTGCTGGTCAATCGCACCCGCACCGGCAAGGTGCTGCTCGCGGCCTCGATGAATCCCCGCGGCGTGACGCTTCTCGGCTTCGAGCTGTCGAAGATCTACGTGGCGATCTGGCTCATCTACGGCGTGCTCGCCGGCATCGCCGGTGTGCTGCTCGGCCAGTTCCTCGGCGTGTCGAGCTACAGCGTCGGCCCGCTCACCGCCAGCGCCTTCTCGATCGTGGTGCTGGGGGGATTGGGCAGCGTCTCGGGCTCGCTGATCGCGGCCTACGTCGTCGGCTATCTCGAGACGCTGACCGCCTATCTCGTCTCCCCGGCCTACCGGACGATTCCCGCGCTCCTGCTGCTCGTCGCCGTGATGTATGTCCGCCCGCAGGGCCTGCTCGGGCGCCGCTGA
- a CDS encoding branched-chain amino acid ABC transporter permease, which produces MLAKTVRNPLFWLCLIGLALASVLPLWVSGYILGLLTVAYYFGVFSMAWDLLFGFAGEVNFGPTFLIGLGAYTAGILNGHGVGIPLCLLAGTVAAVIGGLVLALPALRVRGPYFGLTTVVAVLILQNLIVVFADTTGGEIGLTVPDVISIDAATNYWIALGFMGVSGLILYAIAVSPVGLILQASGQDPIEAGALGFNVAKHKLAAFCVSAVFSGLAGALFVFYMGTASVGTLVDVSVGVQVIIGAVLGGRRTIVGGVLGAVFLIAAGELLRPLGSLSTFVVSAAALAVILFVPSGLLGILTRQGQRA; this is translated from the coding sequence ATGCTCGCCAAGACCGTTCGCAATCCCTTGTTCTGGCTCTGCCTGATCGGCCTCGCGCTCGCCAGCGTGCTGCCGCTCTGGGTCTCGGGCTACATCCTCGGGCTCCTCACCGTCGCGTACTATTTCGGCGTGTTCTCGATGGCCTGGGACCTGCTGTTCGGCTTTGCCGGCGAGGTCAATTTCGGCCCGACCTTCCTGATCGGCTTAGGGGCCTACACCGCCGGCATCCTCAACGGCCACGGCGTCGGCATCCCGCTCTGCCTGCTCGCCGGCACCGTCGCGGCGGTGATCGGCGGTCTCGTCCTGGCGCTGCCGGCGCTCCGGGTGCGGGGACCGTATTTCGGCCTCACCACCGTCGTGGCGGTGCTGATCCTGCAGAACCTGATCGTCGTCTTCGCCGACACCACCGGCGGCGAGATCGGCCTGACGGTACCGGACGTCATCAGCATCGACGCCGCCACCAATTACTGGATCGCGCTCGGCTTCATGGGGGTGAGCGGGCTCATCCTCTACGCCATCGCGGTCTCGCCGGTCGGGCTGATCCTCCAGGCGAGCGGGCAGGACCCGATCGAGGCCGGCGCGCTCGGCTTCAACGTCGCCAAGCACAAGCTCGCGGCGTTCTGCGTCAGCGCAGTGTTCTCCGGCCTCGCCGGTGCGTTGTTCGTCTTCTACATGGGCACCGCGTCGGTCGGCACGCTGGTCGACGTCTCGGTCGGCGTCCAGGTCATCATCGGGGCGGTGCTCGGCGGGCGGCGTACCATCGTCGGCGGCGTGCTCGGCGCGGTGTTCCTGATCGCCGCCGGCGAATTGCTGCGGCCTCTCGGCTCGCTCTCGACCTTCGTGGTCTCGGCCGCGGCGCTCGCGGTGATCCTGTTCGTGCCGTCGGGCCTCCTCGGGATCCTCACCCGGCAAGGCCAGCGCGCCTGA
- a CDS encoding DUF6894 family protein, protein MSCYYFHFQVGSRLIRDTRGVELEEPHEIITCSAHIAVLLKRRACREPEWKEAIIHVEDKERRFSLFLPIARFADAIPRLQA, encoded by the coding sequence ATGTCCTGCTACTACTTTCACTTCCAGGTCGGCAGCCGTCTCATCCGGGACACGCGCGGCGTCGAGCTTGAGGAGCCGCACGAGATCATCACCTGTTCGGCTCATATCGCGGTGCTGCTGAAACGCCGCGCTTGCCGCGAGCCCGAGTGGAAGGAGGCGATCATCCACGTCGAGGACAAGGAGCGCCGCTTCAGCCTCTTCCTGCCGATCGCCCGGTTCGCGGATGCGATTCCGAGGTTGCAGGCGTAG